Sequence from the Panicum virgatum strain AP13 chromosome 5N, P.virgatum_v5, whole genome shotgun sequence genome:
TATTCCTTTTGAAGTACTAGGTTGTTGATGCATAGAGATAGTACCTATGTGCACAATGGGTTATAAAATTCAGGAGATTATAATATTGTCATTCATTGGCCATTACATATGCTCCAGAAGGTAAGGAATTTGTTTGAAATCTTCCACTGCTTCAGTTAAAGAATGATAACTTGACAAATGGTAAATTGATTTAATAAAAGGAGCATTAGATTATATTAAGGTGGCTGTAGAGGCAACTAATAGATATTTCATATTCGATCAGTCTAGAATAGTGCAGTTTTGGTGTCTGAATGAACCTTGGAGGAGTATAATTTATACTGAAGGCATCTTCTTTGTCCAGGAACACGATACTTTGCCGATGATCGCTCACACTACGATCTGTTTGGTAAAAGAAGACCAGGGGATGAAGAGTTCAGAAAAGCTTGGCAAGAGGATGTTGATGAAGAGGACTGCTTGTGGACAGGTagtgaagatgatgatgaggaggaggaagagagtgaTACAAAATTAGGGAGGGAAATTAAGAAAGTAAAGAGGCAAGCCAAGGAAAATGCAAATCTTATTGATGCTGATGACAGTGATGAGTTAAGAAGCATATGCCCTGAGAGTGATGAAGATGATATGACTCTTTGGAGTGGCAGTGAagacgatgacgacgatgatATTCCCTCTGAGGCGCATCCCAGTGAACGCAGCGATTCATATATTGATAAGGTGTTTGAATTTGATGAGTCACCAAAGTACCGCACAATTTCAGAGCTGTTGAAAGCGGAGAATGAACCACCAGAGCTATCTCCAGGAAAGCAAGCTAGAAAACTTGCTGTAGAAAATGCTCTTAAGAAGTTGAAGCAAGGCCCTGATGGACGCTACATTAATGTATTTGATGTTGTCACTGATATAGATATCCTTATTGGAGCATTTGAGAATATTGTTTCAGGACCAGAATATGCAGAGCTGCGGGAGGGTGGACCAAAAAAGCTCAATATACAGTTCTTTAAGGATATACAAGCACGCATGAGGGACCCAAATTTCAAGTTTTCTCCAGAGTTGAAGTTAAAACCAAAGAGTAAGTTAGTGTCTAGGAAAAAGTGGCAGAAAGCAaaagcaaggaagagaaaaaaTGACAGGCGTTGAGCTGACATCGTACATTGTAATGTATTCATCTTTTTTTCCTCTCATCAGAATGCTTTCTTCAGATGGTAGATGTATTATCTGAATGTTCATATCTTCCCATGTGATGTCTGTTCTGTTTGGCTATTTAAAGAAGTTCTGGATTGCGTAGTCTATCCAAGTTCAGTAAGAAGCAGGACTATGATTGTCCATTCACACATGAGTGATGCGAATTTACTCTGCAACTCTCATCAGACCTCTACTCTCTTCACTCTTCAACACATGACTGTCTTGATGTTGTCCATCGTTTTTTTATGGATTGGAACGTGGGAGGAAATGATAAAATTGTTGATAGCTTATAGTTCTCTTGCATTTGACACGAATAACTAATGTCCTTTGAAAGCTTCACAATGTATATTAGTGGGATCAGCTTTAGTATTACAGTGACAGATTTATCAGTAACCTTGGTAGTAGTACTAGCTGAGTTAGTGTTGGTTGACTGAGGAAGTGAGGGTTATGGTGGTCAGACTTTACATTGCAGACTTGTATAACCTATTAGCTATATTAATAGAAGCTTTCTACATCTCTCCCTTCTGGTGTCATTACTAACTGTTTATCTTCCATAATAGATTCATGGACGTAAATTTGTTTCTTCGTATTGTTTGAGTGTGCTTGTGCAGATGCATGCAAATGAGCAGAATTATATTTACATCCCGTTGTTTACTTCTGTATTATATTATGCAGTGATATCTTTTCTCAAAAATATTATGTTTGTTTGGTCTTTCATAAACATTAATACTCAGTTTATGTCAAAACCAATTGAAATCATCCCCTGGTACAATGTTTACCGTCCAGGTGTGACTTGTAGCTGTCTGGACTTCAGTGACTTGTTTTGGACTTGTTTCAAACTGACTGGTTACTGCTGGCTTTTTGGCCTTTTTATTTGTCCCATGTAGTACGCTTATGCTCTTGGAGGGTCATACAACGATTGTCGATCCTATGGCAAACAACATTTTTCTGGATGTTTGTTCACTGAAGTATGATCTAAGGTTACCCATTTTATTTGTAATCCATATAATAGATTATTATTAATGCAATCGTTGTGTAAGACTAATGCTGTCTTTCCACTAACCTATTTTTGATAAATTGGAGATTCAGCCTGCATATTGAAAAGTTTAATTTGTTCTAGAGCAATCCATGGTTGCTAAAACCCTGCATATCATGCTGGCTGGATCTGATTCTTGTGCCAAACACAACTGAGCGCAAAACTAAGCTAGCCAAAGGTTACAGATTTGCATCAAAATATTGTGCCAACAAAGCCATCAAACTTTTGGTGCGGCATGGCATCCTTTATTTTGTACCACCTAGCACAAGGATTTATTATGAGAAGTTGCCATTTTAGCATAAAGGTTTTGAAACACAATTGCTTGTAGTATATTTGATCTGGAGTGCTTGGGACTGTGAAAGTGTGTCTTGCAAATAATTTACCTTCTTTTGTTCACTTCTCCTTTTCAGGAAGATCAAAGGAAAGGAAGCTTCTTGCTGGATCATGCAGGTGAGCATGCTCGTGCTCAACTTGTAGTTAATCTTTACTTTATTATCCATCTCTCCTCAATTATAGCTCTGCTCTTATTTAATTGCTGCCGAACAGAATTATTAGATTCGCTGGGCTAGTTTCTTATCTAGAAGCATTGGTGACTGATCAATATTAAAGTTCCTGAACCTGTTGCTACTGCTGAAATGCTATTAGTCGATCTGAAAAGCATCCACTTCTGAAGTTAAAAGCATCCACTGCTGAAGTTTCCCTTTGAGTATTGTAGTTGACTGGCTCCACAACCTAATGATCTATTGTAAGCTTTCAGACTTCTTCCATTGGCAACATAAAGTTTCATCTTCCACTTTTACTCACATAAAGCTAAACCAAAAAATATGCAATAAGACAGCGAACATACTGCGTACAGCAAGGATTCATCTATGGTTTTTAATTGACAAAAAGGCAAGGTACTTTGAACCCAGGGGATATGTTTATTCGTGATGAACAAGCCATGCTTTCTTCAAAATAAGGTAAGTACCCCTGAAACTGCAAATcattcttttatgtttattaaTATACAACTTAGTTGCAAACATCACCCAAATACCAAAGCTCTGAATCAAAAGGCTGGCATTCCAGAAAAGAATCTCATCACCTCTCCCAATGGTTCTCTGCTCGCTTGTTCATCTCGCAGGGGCCAAGTTTTCTTGGTAGTTGCAAGCACCATTTCACTGTGCTTCACACCTGCAGGTCAAAAAGTCATGATGCCCCTGCTCTGGGCTTGCCGTCACAGAGCTCCCTCTTTCTTGAACAGTTTGTTTTTTCTCCTTTACATGCTTCCACCCGTCATCATACTCCCTTGTACTAAAAGCAAGCATCAATTTTATTCTAGTTATATACCAAAGCTGCTTGATAAAGTCTAAAGATGGTCGTTTGTGTTTATAGTTTGCTGTGCATGGCATTCCATGCTCTCAGCAGCTCAGCTGCGTTCCAGCTTTTGTCCACCGCTCCCTGTGTTCTGGACTTCTGGTCCCTCCTCAGTCCTCATTGCATAGCTCGTCCCTCGCTTAGAGGTCTGCTACTGTAGTGCTGTACATACTCAGCTTCACATGGTTGTTGGAGTACTCTCACACCAGGGTTCAAAATTTCGGTCGgttttcggcgaaatttcggtatttttcccGTTTTCGCTAGACACCGGGAACAGAAATTTCGGTAGATTTCGGGATTTTTCGTttcgaaatttaaaaattcaaaaaaaattgtaaaaaaatatgtaaaaaatatgataaaaaactaggtatTTTTCTGAGCGAGTAGCACTTGAAATAATTGAAATATAAGTTGATTTGGTTGGTTAAATTGACTAAATGGGTTCGGACCCGTTAACAATTAAGAGACCCGTTAACATTTTTAACCTACCCAACGCCCGTGACTCCGCCCACAGCCTTTCCCCACTCCCCTCGTCGCTCAGCTCTGCCGCTCCTGCGTTTCccaggccgcccgccgccgaagcAGGTGATTCCGGCGAGTtggaccgaaatttcggcggtAAGGAGGCGGATTTCGGCCGGTATCCACCGGTATCCACCGGATCTCTGGGCCGGGAAGGCGCGGCGGTTTTCCGCCAACATCCCGGGCGGATTTCGGTGAAATCCCGGCGGAAAACCGCCCCTTCGGGCCGGATTTTTCCGCGGACACCGGAAAAAAAGGTATGAGATGTTATTTTGTGATGGTGAAGCTTGTTGTTGTTGATCTAAGTGAGTTAGTTTTGATAAATGATGAACTTCATACTATTTTTGCAATGGGGAAGCTAGGGTTAGAGGGAATGTTAGGATTTGTTAGTTGTTTTGATATTCTAGCGACAATGTGAAATGTAATGTATAGAAAAAATTATTCCAACCTTTTGGATATGAGTTGTATTCAATATTACTGATGAAATTAAGAGCCGATTGATTCATGTCACCTAGGTAGTAAGTGATATAGAATAGTATGTAACCATAAAAGTATTTATATATATGGACTTGCATTATGTTATTATATGATATTCATGAACTTACATCGTGctatttttctgtaattgtAGGATAATGCCAGACGTAGTGTAAGATACAACTGAAGAATGCAGGTACTTATCCTATCAACAGAACTTATCTATACGTTTTGCTTCCTCTACTTATTCAATTTATTtcacataaatatttaaatgcagAGAATATGCTACATGGATTATTCTGGACTATGTCTTTGCCTCTGTTGTATCTTTCGATTGTAATAATTCTAagggactttggatgtattgcgttctatgtgtggactttggacatgagttatgtgtaataattctaatggactttggatgtattacgttgtatgtgtggactttggacatgagttatgtgttaaatggtgtatttgtcattgttttgtggagttatatatatgttatgcattatgaactgtcaatatacacataatcaggggaaattttgccaaaattttcaatttttccatatatacacatcattttctgttaatttgcatcattttacggtgacaaaaccgaaatttcggtggaaataaccgaaatttcggtcggaatcaccgaaatttcggtcgggattcaccgaaatttcggtttttgaatttgaattctctttccgttcggaattagcgaaattcggcgaaatttcggccgaaatttcgtttccggtaGTGGGCGGGATTCGGTAGAAAAACGAAAAGGTGAACCTtgtctcacacacacacaaatgtgcatgtgtgtgcaAGAGAGAGATGTTGACTGAAGACTGAAGTGGAGAAAAGCATCATCTCAACTACACTAGCATGATGTACTGGCTCTGCTTTAGTGTCTCTCTCAGCTTTTTCTGTTGGGGAAAAACCTCTTTTCCACAAAGCTGGTGTGTTGGGTATCAATACGGCAAGGGGCACGTAGCCCTAGTTACATTCCTGACGGAAAGAAAACTGGGTGGTGATCCAGATTTGGCTTGCTTGGTGGCCGCATATGTCTTTGTCCTTGGCCATTTCACTTCAGCCATTCAGGACCATTAGTTTGGTGGAAAATCGATCTACTAATTTATGCATACGCATTGGGTCAATGTGCTTGTTACCGTGCATGTTTATTTTTCGCTGAAAGCTGCATACCTGCATGGCTGCATCCTAACTCTTGTTCCATACTTCCGTGCATTTCAACTCCAATAGTCCAGTTTTCATGGGTTTCCTTTTTCCTGCAGGTTAATCTGCACCTCACAGGTTCAGCTGCTGTTGCATTGCACGATCCATCAAGATCTTGCATTGAGTTGACCATCATTGCTACTGCAGCCGTGCAGGCGGGGTTGCCGCACGCCCCCTGCAAGTGTTTGCAGTATTAGGCTGGTTCCAACGGTGGGTCTGCAGCCCCGGCCCGCAGCCACAGCCGCatcagcgccacgtcagctcTCGCCAGCCCACTCGACCCCAGCGCTCCATCAGTGAGCCTGCAGCCTCAGCCCACAGCCACGTCAGCTTTTCCATTCCAGACTTAACCATTTCAGAACGCGTTCTTTTATAATTTAAATGGACACAATAACCtcattttattaaatttaaaaattcggaaaTTACATAAAATTTCGAAATAAAAATCGAGGacgaaatttgtgattttttggaatttttttcgaattttttggaGTTCAAACGGTCAAAAATGGCTAATTGCAACGGCTAGCTGACGTGGTAGCCGTTGGCCAATCACAGAGCGCCATGTGGCAGCCGACCGGAcgccgggtcggtaccgactGGCCGGGTCGGTATCGACCGGCCGGTACCGACCGCGCGCGGCTCCAacgccggtcggtaccgaccgcccGGCCAGTCGGTAGCGCTACCGCCCCGCGCTCTCGGTTTCCGCGCTTACCGACCGGTGCGGGTCGGTagccgggtcggtaccgaccggcgggggtcggtaccgaccccgtTGGAACCAGCCTTATACACACATCAACCATTCCACCCATCCATGGAAGAATAAACAAACCATTTGTCTGCCAACCTCCCTTCCCGAGAATCCTATACATTCTTTATACATGTGATCAAGTGGGGAAACTGCCTACTGTGCACCACAAAAGTATTGCCTTTTGATGTTCGTACAGTTAGCTAACTAGTTGAAAACTGGATAAACTGTGCGCTAAAAGTTCATGGAATCCTTAAGAATATAAATACAGGGATATGTAGGTTTGTGCATTCCACCTTTTGTGCCATGCTCACCTCAGTCACAAAGATTCCATTTGTAGTATAATAAAAATCTTAGTACCAGCGTTTctgaatttgtttttttctcaaCAGTTATCAATTATCTACTATATGTCTGGATGCATTATGGTATCTGTACTATAGTCTGTCAAAAGTGGTATGGAGGACTGGTGAGAAATCAGAATTTATTTTCGTTAGGGACCAATGCGGTCATGAAGTGAGCCACAACCATTATGATGCGCATTCATTTTCAACTACCTTTACCAGCTTACACTTTCATCATGGAATTTGATCATGGTTGGCATCTTTGGGTTCCGCAGGCTCACAGCTTTCTTGCAAGGAAAACTGCACCCAGTGTTACAGGTTTGCAACCTTCCCCTTTTGGTTCTTGAAATCCATTTGCAATATGTATGTCTATTCTCCTAATGTTTATTTTCAACATTAAAACACTACTATGGGAAATTGTGCTGCCTAAAGTATGGTGTCATGCCCTAAAAACTCGCAAGTCATCTATGCTTAGCTAGCCAGTTAATGTTTACTTTCTCCTCACATGGCACGCTCACCAGCTCCACTCCAAATGCCATGAGCCCATGACCATCTGCAGGGTGGTGATGGACAAATTCTGCCAGTAATACATCACCCCCAATGTTTGACTGCTAACAGTTGTTCAACCTCTCCACTGTTAGTCTGATGCCATGATCACCGATCACATGCCACAGGATACAAGTCCACACCAGATATACAATATACAAATTATAGCAAGCCAGTCAGGGCAAAGCACTAGGCAGTAAAAGGTATTACATTACACTGTTTGATCACCCTCTCAAGTTGCCCCTACTTTGAACAGCACATCTAAGTCAACACCATGATTCATTCTTGATACAGGCGAAACCAGAAGAGCAGAAAAATaaggaaaggaaaaaagaaaagaaaaggtagcAGGACTGCATCACCATTACCATCCTTCATCAACAACCTCTAGATTCTAGCTTTGTAGCAACAtccctacatgacaacacatcCCTTGG
This genomic interval carries:
- the LOC120672347 gene encoding nucleolin-like, which produces MDRRFVTRHFLPHLRLQAPRPLPVPPPALGMITRCVGPSSSLVLAHQGTRYFADDRSHYDLFGKRRPGDEEFRKAWQEDVDEEDCLWTGSEDDDEEEEESDTKLGREIKKVKRQAKENANLIDADDSDELRSICPESDEDDMTLWSGSEDDDDDDIPSEAHPSERSDSYIDKVFEFDESPKYRTISELLKAENEPPELSPGKQARKLAVENALKKLKQGPDGRYINVFDVVTDIDILIGAFENIVSGPEYAELREGGPKKLNIQFFKDIQARMRDPNFKFSPELKLKPKSKLVSRKKWQKAKARKRKNDRR